TCCTTCTCAAAATAAATAGAAGCAAAGTGCTTTACATGGAACCATAAGATTCATCAACTGGGGACATCCATGGTGCACAAAAACCAAGCGAGAGATAACATGGTTCAGCTGAATCAAACATCCATGTAGCGAGACAAGCTGACCGACATAGTTGCATCATCCATGCAAACTCAAGTACTTCCAATAACATATTTCTGCTTGATATATAATACCTAGAAATATATGCGTGAAGTCATCTCACTTCTCAAATCCAGCTCATTACTACTAATCACCCCACAAGTTTTTAGTGCTGCTACCACAACATTATCTCATATATAAGTCTTGCTAGGAGGATGAAAGGGCTTTATCTCCATCGGCATGAGGTAAAGATCTAGCCATCATTGGATAAACCAACGATAGTGAGATCTGCCTTCACAATGCAGCTCGACCCTACAACATAGCCTTTCTTGAGTTTCTTGAGAGCAAGAAAGTTAGGCCAACCCCATCCGCCATCACATATGAAGAGACCTGTGATCACCACAAAAGTAAGATCAACTGTAATCATCATGAGGTTACAAAAACTAGCTGCTTGAATCACACATATCAGTAGCACTGGTACTTGCTAAggagagttgaacctgaagtttTAGTCAAGTGTTTCCCATTCTTTTGGTTCAGGATGGACAGAGTCATTACAGCCACCTTCTTGGACTCGAGATGGAGCTCATTCGAGGCATCCAGGGATAAGTACAAGCTGAGGCAATCAGTGCTGTACAAGTCACCACGCGGGTACATGCTGATGCACCTGTTGCAAAAATATAATTAGGTACCCGGCAACATTTTATTTACAGAATGTGGTTAGTTATTGAAATCAGAAAGTTGTGGCTGAGCTTGGGTGTAGCCAGCCATCAACTCTGGACACAACTTCATGGCATTACACTTGTACAAAAAATTTAAGCAAACCATGACTACGGTACAAGATAATACAATGTTCCGCAAAAAGAATCTGAGAAAATAACTGATGATATGTGACACATACTAGGACCATACCAAATATATATGTCAGAATGAAATTTCTGTGAAAAATATATCCTAAACAACATAACATATGACCATGACATTTTACGCCAACATAGATTTTAGTACTACATTGTTTCAAATTTGTTCCTGAATTTTGGCACACCGTGATTACAAAACCCCTATGCTATTGAAATTGGAATGTGCTACCACATATCTGTAAATATCTGTATTGCATGCTTAGAGATCAAGCTAAAATATCCAGTTGGAATATCTGGAGGACTGGTAAGCTAAAGGATACGTTTAAGCTAAAATGTTGGATAGCACATGCATACCATTTATATAAATTACTTGTGATGTAACTGTCTAGTTGGTAATAGGTGCATACCATTTATGCCCGCCAACTTCAAATGTAGGAGAACGGACACAGTGATCCAAGTCCAGTTCAAGGAAATTGTTCATGTTCCAGGTGTATGTCCCTTTGACGAACCCCTTCTCCTGGACAAAGAGGTTCTGAACTGTGGTAGCCTTCTTCTGAACCACAACAGCCTTCTTTTCAGGAGAGCAGACATCAATTTTTAATATCTCCACAGCAAAGACACAACCATCATCAACTAGAAAAGCAGATGATTTCAGCAGCTTCTTAAGAGGAATCAAGCAATGCTCCTTCGAGTAGAAATTCTTGAAATCAAAGTTGTAGCTAGCTGTGTTTAGATAAAGGTTAGAAGATTAGAGAACAAATAACTTGTACATAAGGTGCAAATATACCAAATTATATATAGCCACCCCCCACTAAAAAcaggtatatactccctccgtaaagaaatataagagcgtttagatcaataAAGTAGttctaaacgttcttatatttctttacagagggagtattatctaTATAACCAACCATCACCCCAGTTCAGAAAGCCAGAGAAGATACCAAGATAGTGAACTACATCCAAATAATGTTGATCAAATTTAAAGAGAACATGTGTATGTAGTCCGAATCAGACAAACTTAAcggcaaaaaaaaaagaataattaCAAAACGACTTCATGGCAAAAGTAATATTTGATCGTAATGATGAAACCATGGTATTTATATCTCAAACTTATGACACGCAGACTATGGACTCCTAGCTGTAATAGGATGGATGTGCTTGAAAAAATAAATCCATAAGACTACCTTTGCATCCATAGTACATTCCTTTTGAATGGTTGCATATTGACAACTCAAACACCGCATGCACTGTGTGAGCTGGCACCAAGCTTAGTGTGGATGACGCAAGACGAAGGGCAACATATGGAGTTACAGAACCAGCTTCTTTATGCATTAGACTCACTTGCAGGTCCCTGGAAAATGAAATCATGGGAAGAAACCCAAGTCAGTCTAGAATTCATAACTGAAGTAGGAGTGAAGTCTAATTTCTTCACTTCATGCACCGTATCAAGCGTTAGCATCTGACTATTTGTTTATGAGACATATAATGTGTATTAGAAACAAACCATATGGTATTTACATCTAATACATAAACTCTGCAGAGTTTCTTTTGCAATTATGGTACATACCAGTTATAACCAGAGCAGTGAAAAGGGCCAGATGTTGCTCTCTTAGATCCAGTCTTAAGCAGTGATGAGAAGTCATCAATCCTCCATTCGAAATCTGGAACATGGGTCTTTCCGAAGTCCCGAATCCTCCATTCTGGATCCGGAACAACATGGGCCTTTCCTAGGAGTGCACGAGCTGATGTTTGCACAAGTGCAATAACtcaaaattacaaaacaaagaaaGAGAGAACATGCAATGGAAAAATTCATGTGCATGTCGCAGTTCCAATAAACAGGCTACAATATCGGCCACCACAAGAATGGCCAACAACATATAAGTTCTTTATCTTCTGATTATACGAATCAAACTCTTGAATGCAACTATTTGTGATATGTTATTCATGTAACCAAGCAAGGGTAGAACAAGGCAGAAGATACTTGTAGTTTCTTATATATCATTAGTCTGATATATCAACAAGATATCAAGACCAACTAGTTAGCAATCTTGCTAATTTATCAACATGATGGTGATGGCAAGTACTTGTTCAATTCAGAGCTAGGATTTCATATTCTTACCTTGACTTTTGCCAAGGAATTAATGCTGCCAATTGCATCTAAGTTTTAGTTTATAAAACATACAGTCCAATACCAAACATCACGATTGACCAGAGAAACATACATGAACTCTTGCAGTTGCCCATAGATCtgccccttcctcttctctcctcctctGCAAGTAAGATTAAATCATACCACATCTCAGAGAAAGGTAGCAGATCATGCAAATAGTACTGTACTAATTACCACGGCAGACAAATAATATTATCACGCCATAGTGCAGGGTTAAGAGCATACAGAATCTTCAAAGGTAGAGCCAATCTTGGCCAAAATAACTACCACGGCAAGTGAAAATTATTGCCGGCGAGAAAAATAAAGGAGAGAACAAGAAGCAGAAATCCCTACACACGAGCGGGTCGATTAAAAATCTACGCGCTTTAGGCTTTAGCCCTCGATTGATTACGAAAGAAGCCAAGAACTTGCAGCGCGAAACCTTGAATCCCTGTTTcgtgaaaagaaaaggaaaaactgcAAGTCTGAAAAACCCTCAAGTCGAGAAGAAAAAGTGAAGAAGAGTAGGATGCGATAATCCGCGGTAAAGAGACTGGATNNNNNNNNNNNNNNNNNNNNNNNNNNNNNNNNNNNNNNNNNNNNNNNNNNNNNNNNNNNNNNNNNNNNNNNNNNNNNNNNNNNNNNNNNNNNNNNNNNNNNNNNNNNNNNNNNNNNNNNNNNNNNNNNNNNNNNNNNNNNNNNNNNNNNNNNNNNNNNNNNNNNNNNNNNNNNNNNNNNNNNNNNNNNNNNNNNNNNNNNNNNNNNNNNNNNNNNNNNNNNNNNNNNNNNNNNNNNNNNNNNNNNNNNNNNNNNNNNNNNNNNNNNNNNNNNNNNNNNNNNNNNNNNNNNNNNNNNNNNNNNNNNNNNNNNNNNNNNNNNNNNNNNNNNNNNNNNNNNNNNNNNNNNNNNNNNNNNNNNNNNNNNNNNNNNNNNNNNNNNNNNNNNNNNNNNNNNNNNNNNNNNNNNNNNNNNNNNNNNNNNNNNNNNNNNNNNNNNNNNNNNNNNNNNNNNNNNNNNNNNNNNNNNNNNNNNNNNNNNNNNNNNNNNNNNNACCTGGATTTGGGGGCAGAATGAGAGTAACTCACAGTGGCTTCCTCGGCGTTCGTCGGGGTCCCGGAGCCGGAGGTGCGAGGGGAGTGGGGTTTTAATCGGGTCAAGGAGAAGGGGATGGCCGCCTCTCCGCGCTCCACAGTCACAAGTCACAAAGAGGAACAAACTTGCCCCTCActttcctctcctctctctctctctctccgcccgTCGCTCCGTTTTCCTCCCCCGGCTCTCTTCTCGCTTGTTAAAGGACTCGGATGCCATTCAGGTGCAAGGTTGCCATTCTTGTGCAAGGCTTACTGAAGCAGACTGAcgcgttcactgtttttacttctctcCTTTTTCCTCTGCTCTCTGTGCTTTGCTTCACTCGGCATAGGAACTGTTGGTGGGTGGTAGCTGCTCTTTTCTTTAAAATAAAGGGAAACTGATAGTGTGAAGAGGAACTCAAATTCGCATTCAACTTGAACCGGGATGCTGAGATTACACATCCGTTCCAGCAAATCAGATAAGTTTCCCCTAAAAAGATCAGGTAAGTTAGGCTCACTTTCTTAGTTCATTTGTTTTGATATAGTTTTTCTTAATAATAGCATGATTTTCTTAATAAGTTTTAGGCTTAGATCATCAAACAAAACGCCTCAAATGTTCGCGGACATGTTCGATATCTTACCGGTTGTCCACCGCACTAAGTTTAATATGTTACATGCAAATTAATAAAATTTAAGGAAATGATTGCCATCACCTGACGGATCATGTAAAAAAATTCTGTCGCCTTCCACGATCGATACATGCCCTGTGGGCCTTCGCATGTCTCCACTCCTGAAACGAAGCATAACGTGTTTTTCCCTTTCTCTTCTCAACACACCATTTAGTGTAATGGAGAGAAGTCATTATATAAAGACGTCAAACACTTACTTCATTAGCGGTATGATACTAAATTTTAGCACCACCAATTTACCATTTTTACATGGGTCTCTTTGAGATTTTAGAAATCGTACTACATTGGCTAGGCCCATTATTTCTAACGCCCCTGCGGCTGCTCCGGTCAGGGCGCAAACGATGACTGCATGGTGTTGTCCCCGCTCGGTCCTTTGCTtgccttaggccaactccaccacgcGATTTCATTCTATCCGCGCGCGTTCGTTTGGGGTAAAATAGACGAATAGCACGACCCAGCGCGCGGCCTTAAACGGATAAATGTTCGGATTTCGTTCGTTTTCGACTCATCCTCGGTTCAAACTTGCGCTCGGTTTGAGatgaaacggacgcgcgcggacggcCTGGACGCATGCCCTTGTCCCTCCCGTGGCCCACCcgtcggggacactagcagtccctccgctcccaacgCTTCCACGGTCTctctcccgccccgccccgccgccggcgccgccgctatgCTCCGGCtgcctcctcaccgcgcagcccccGGCCGTCCCtaccaaaccacgtctcgacatggccgccaccacgcccgcgctttgGCCGTAGTTTTGACCGTCGATCGAGGTGTTTGGCCGTCACCGTCTTTGCCGGCCGCAGAGGGGAGACGACCGCCGGCGACGTACGACGGCGGCCTCGGCAGCTTTCgacgagagctccagagcggctagtagccggccggcaaccacccctgttgcgtcgaggtgatcatcgcggcctcttcgccaccacgacTGCAAGGTGTGTTCGACATTTTTtccacaaaggtatggacagtggagatgagtttttcttccatcacttTCTTTGTCCATCGGAtgattcgtcgtcggatgatgaagatctcGTGGTGGCTGCACTAgtcgttcacgaccacattcaacggcagcttcctcggtacagggggtcagtccctggccgtgctcccaacctgaaccgcaacagggagagaggccacgccctgctctatgccgattactttgccaacaccctgctcttcaagccggataaattccgtcgccgtttttgaatggcaaggcatgtgttcaatcgtatccgagagggagtggttgctcatgatccatacttcgagtgcaagacggatacCCTTGGCAAGCTTGAATTCTCCGTGATAtacgtgattggcacactcatttgaatcttcaaaatgacttggtagagcacgtgtgggatcacattggcaaccaatagatgtattggtccaTTTTATGTTCAGTGTAGACAATTTCGATTtgattgtaaaactattttaattttcagacaaacATTTGGGTTGTAATATAAAAACTAGTTTTGATGGGAATATGGGCATTTTTGGCCGCGACGGACATGATggggccgcgcgctgggcgcacggccaccgcttcTCAGGACACGCCCGGATACGaccccaaatccctacccaaatggacaaaatccggacaaaacggacgtccgtttgaggtcgcgcggtggagttggccttaggagGTGGCAACTGACCGGTCGCTGCAACTGCTACCTCCCCTCTCCTCTGTTCGCGGCCGCGCGCGGTACGTGTACCCGTATTGGCCTTGCAGGCGGCCAGGCGGCCAGCACCTTTGGATCATCCATCTCCGGCTCCGGCGGCATGCCAGACGTCAAAATCAGATCCTCATCAGGCTCCATCATGGCGGCGGATGGCGAGAACTGGGTGCATGACGGCGATGATAGGAGCGAAAAGGGTgaaaaaaaatgggcttttcgcgtGAAAACAATTCGGAATGGTCCAAAGACACGGCTCTGTCTCGGTTTTGGCTGGGTTTGAAGTATCGGATGCCTACTTGACGAAGGACCGGATGCCTGTAAACCCTCACAACTTTACAACTAGTTTGTGAACATTTGAGACACCGTGTTGGATGACAAGAAGTTGTGTGAACAATGTAGTGCAGACCAACTCTATTGTGCAACGAGAATCAACTTGTTCAGCTTGGCTTCGTGCCTTTTGGCCCTTCGGATACGTATAAAACAATTTATTAGTGCTATTTTTATTGTAAACGTTTTAAGGGCTTCAGTTCACTAAAGTCGGGCAAGCTTCTGTGTTGAAGAAAAAGTTAAAAAAGAATATGCAACGAAATGCCAAACGAGAACCaacttttttttcttttgagaacaAACGAGAGCCAACTGAAAAGGAGATCTTCCGCGAGCAACATTTTATTTCTATTCACAGCCAGAAACGATCCATCTTTCTCTCTCGATCGTACCACAAACGACCATTTCACTCGGCCACAGCTCGAAACAAATTCTTGTCCGCGAGTCGCGTCCGCCCAGGAGGGCACGAGCGCCGCCGCACAGCGCTGAATAAGA
The sequence above is a segment of the Triticum dicoccoides isolate Atlit2015 ecotype Zavitan chromosome 1A, WEW_v2.0, whole genome shotgun sequence genome. Coding sequences within it:
- the LOC119272462 gene encoding uncharacterized protein LOC119272462, with product MGNCKSSSRALLGKAHVVPDPEWRIRDFGKTHVPDFEWRIDDFSSLLKTGSKRATSGPFHCSGYNWDLQVSLMHKEAGSVTPYVALRLASSTLSLVPAHTVHAVFELSICNHSKGMYYGCKASYNFDFKNFYSKEHCLIPLKKLLKSSAFLVDDGCVFAVEILKIDVCSPEKKAVVVQKKATTVQNLFVQEKGFVKGTYTWNMNNFLELDLDHCVRSPTFEVGGHKWCISMYPRGDLYSTDCLSLYLSLDASNELHLESKKVAVMTLSILNQKNGKHLTKTSGLFICDGGWGWPNFLALKKLKKGYVVGSSCIVKADLTIVGLSNDG